The Mycolicibacterium cosmeticum DNA window TCGTCGTGGCCACCGCCCATGCCGGCGCCACGCTGCCGGCCGACGGCGTCGATCTCGTCGACGAAGATGATGCACGGGCTGTTCTGCTTGGCCTGCTCGAAGAGGTCACGGACCCGGGAGGCGCCGACGCCGACGAACATCTCGACGAAATCCGAGCCCGAGATCGTGAAGAAGGGCACACCGGCCTCGCCGGCCACGGCCCGGGCCAGCAGGGTCTTACCGGTGCCCGGCGGGCCGAACAGCAGCACGCCCCGCGGGATCTTGGCGCCGAGCGCCTGATAGCGGCTCGGGTTCTGCAGGAAGTCCTTGATCTCGTAGAGCTCTTCGACCGCCTCGTCGGCGCCCGCGACGTCGGCGAACGTGGTCTTGGGCATGTCCTTGCCCAACTGCTTGGCTTTCGACTTGCCGAAACCGAAGCCCATCCGGCCGCCGGTCTGCATGCGGGAGAACATCACGAACAGGCCGACCAGTAGCAACAGCGGCAGCAGGTAGATGAGCAGGGAGCCCAGCACACTGCCCTGGTTGACCACGGTGTTGGTCTTGGCATTCTTGGCGGTCAGCGCATTGAACAGGTCGACCCCGTACCCGGTCGGGTACTTGGTGATGATCTTGTCGCTGTTCTCGGTGTCACCGTTGCCGGATTTCAACTCGAGGCGCAGCTGCTGCTCACGGTCGTCGATCTGGGCGCTCTTGACATTGTCTGCACTGATCTGCGCCATCGCCACCGAGGTGTCGACGGGTTTGTATCCGCGGGTGTCATCGCTGAAGTAGAAGAAGGACCAACCCAGCAGCAGCACGACCGCGATCGCGGTGACTGTGCGGATCACGTTTTTACGGTTCATCGATGTCTTCCGCCGGCGCGATGGCCGGCCCGGTCCTTCCAATGTGCGCAGTTGAGAACTTTCAGGCTACCGCTAGACCAACGATCGGCAGTTCCCGCCGTGGGATCAAACGCACCTTTTCGGCCACCCGTGTGCTTGGCTGGCTGCGTGCTGACACCGATCGAGCGGTCAGTGGACACCAATGGTGTGACGCTGCGGATCACCGAGGCCGGCGAGCGGGGTGCGCCGGTGGTGCTGCTGGCCCACGGCTTCCCCGAGCTGGCGTACTCGTGGCGGCATCAGATACCGGCCCTGGCCGCCGCCGGCTATCACGTCATCGCCCCCGACCAGCGCGGCTACGGCGGGTCGTCGCGCCCGCCCGCGGTCGGCGACTACGACATCGCGGCGCTGACCGGAGATCTGGCGGGTCTGCTCGACGACGTCGGCGCCGAGCGGGCGGTCATGGTGGGCCACGACTGGGGTTCACCGGTCGTGTGCAATTTCGCGCTGCTGCACCCGGAGCGGGTGACGGCGGTTGCCGCGCTGAGTGTGCCGCCGGTGCCACGGGCGACGGAGCCGCCCACCCGGATCTGGCGCAGGCTGGTGGGCGACGGCTTCTTCTACATCCTGCATTTCCAGGAGCCGGGCGTCGCCGACGCGCAGCTGGGCCGCGACATCCGCGACACCATGACCCGCATGTTCGCGATGCAGGGCTTCACCGCGCCCGCCACCGACCTCGCGGCCGACCCCCTGCCGCCGCTGCCCGAGTGGATCGGCGCCGACGAATTCGACCGGTATGTGACGGCCTTCGAGCGAACCGGGTTCACCGGGCCGCTGAACTGGTACCGCAACTTCGACCGCAACTGGGAGCTGACCGAGACCACCCCGGCACCCACCATCACCGTGCCGGTGCTGTTCCTGGCCGGCAGCGGCGATCCGGTGCTCGGCTTCACGCCGCGCCACCGAGTGCACGACGTGGTGGCCGGCGACTACCGCGAGGTGCTGCTCGACGGGGCCGGACACTGGCTGCAGCAGGAACGCCCCGCCGAGGTCAACACCGTGCTGCTGGAGTTCCTCGCCGGCGTGCGCTGAGCCCCCGCGCAATCCTCACCTGGACAGTTGCTTTCAGCCGCTAGGGTGCGAACATGCCCCTCGCACGACGTGCAAAGGTCCGGATCGGTCTCACCGCGATCGCCGCGGCTCTCGCCATCGGCGCCGCCGCCTGCGACTCGAAACCCGCCTCCCCGCAGGCGGGCGAGAACGCGCCGCGGCAGGTGACGGTGATCGGCAGCGGGAAGGTGCAGGGCACCCCCGACACGCTGACCGTATCGGCGTCCATGGAGGCCACCGCGCCCGATATCACCGCGGCGCTGAACCAGACCAGTCAGCGCCAGCAGGCGGTGATCACCGCGCTGGGCGGGGCCGGTGTCGACAAGAAGGACATCAGCACGTCGCAGGTGTCGCTGCAGCCGCAGTACAACATCGACGGCTCCACCATCTCCGGCTATCGGGCCGGCAACTCCATCGACGTCAAGATCCGCAAGATCGACACCGCGTCGAACGTGTTGGCGCTCATCGCCAATACCGGCGGTGAGGCCACCCGGATCAACTCGATCAACTACTCGATCGAGGACGACTCACAGCTGGTGAAGGACGCCAGGGCACGCGCCTTCAACGACGCCAAGGACCGCGCCGATCAGTACGCGCAGCTGTCCGGGCTCACGCTGGGCAAGGTCATTTCGATCTCCGAAGTCCCGGCCGGTGGCACCCCACCGCCGCCACCCACCCCGATGCCGCGCGCGGCGATGGCCGAGGCGGTGCCGCTGGAGCCCGGGCAGCAGACCGTCGGGTTCTCGGTGACGGTGGTCTGGGAGCTGACCTAACCGGCGGGCGCGATATCGACCGGGATGCCGTTGAGCACGGCGGTTCCCGACAGCGGGTCCAGCGCGGCACCGTCGTTGAGCTGATTGACGTTCACGCCGGGCGCGGCCGCGGCGACACCGAGCCGGGTGCCCTCGCGGTCGTGGCCCCAGCCGTGCGGCAGGGACACCACGCCGCGGCGCATGTCCGCGGTCAGCTCGACCGGGGCGATCAGTTCCCCTCCGGGCCCGCGCACCTTGGCCGCGTCGGTCAGGCCGAGTTCGGCGGCGTCGTCGGGGTGTACCTGCAGCGTGCAGGTGTTGGTGCCGCCGGTCAGCGTCGCCACGTTGTGCATCCAGCTGTTGTTGGAGCGCAGATGCCTGCGGCCGATCAGCACGTACGCCTCGGCGGTCCGGCCGATCGAATCGCGCAGCCGGGCGCTGTCGGCGACCAGCGGCGCCGGCGCCAGCTCCACCTTGCCCGACGGGGTCGAAATGACTTGTGCCAGCCGGGGTTTCAGCGGACCCAGGTCGATACCGTGCGGCGCCTGCAGCAGCCGGGTCAGCGTCAGCCCGTCCGGGTCGGCTCCGAAACCGTCGCCGTAGGGTCCGAGGCGCAGCATCATGTCCAGCCGGCGCTCGTAACCCCGGGAACCGGTCAGCGCGGCGGTCAGTTCCGCCACCGGCCTGCCGTGCACGGGCGAGTTCGGGTCGGCGGTGGCCTTGGCCAACGTTGCGGCGATGACCTGGTCGTCGACCAGGCCGGGGTCACCGTGCGGGCCGACCCCGAACACGATCAGGGCGATCCGGGACAGGATCTCGGCCTCGTCGGGCCTGTCGTCCGCCGCGGGCAACACCGGCGGGGTGTAGCGCACGTTGTTGCGCACCGCCAGGTTGTTCAGCGCGAAGTCGAAATGCGGGCTGGCCGACGGTGGGGGCGGGGGCAGGATCACGTCGGCGTGCCGGGTGGTCTCGTTGAGGTAGGGGTCGATCGACACCATGAACCCGATGCCGGCCAGCGCGCGGTCCAGCCGCGCGCCGTCGGGCGCGGACAGCACCGGGTTTCCGGCGA harbors:
- a CDS encoding alpha/beta fold hydrolase — translated: MLTPIERSVDTNGVTLRITEAGERGAPVVLLAHGFPELAYSWRHQIPALAAAGYHVIAPDQRGYGGSSRPPAVGDYDIAALTGDLAGLLDDVGAERAVMVGHDWGSPVVCNFALLHPERVTAVAALSVPPVPRATEPPTRIWRRLVGDGFFYILHFQEPGVADAQLGRDIRDTMTRMFAMQGFTAPATDLAADPLPPLPEWIGADEFDRYVTAFERTGFTGPLNWYRNFDRNWELTETTPAPTITVPVLFLAGSGDPVLGFTPRHRVHDVVAGDYREVLLDGAGHWLQQERPAEVNTVLLEFLAGVR
- a CDS encoding SIMPL domain-containing protein produces the protein MPLARRAKVRIGLTAIAAALAIGAAACDSKPASPQAGENAPRQVTVIGSGKVQGTPDTLTVSASMEATAPDITAALNQTSQRQQAVITALGGAGVDKKDISTSQVSLQPQYNIDGSTISGYRAGNSIDVKIRKIDTASNVLALIANTGGEATRINSINYSIEDDSQLVKDARARAFNDAKDRADQYAQLSGLTLGKVISISEVPAGGTPPPPPTPMPRAAMAEAVPLEPGQQTVGFSVTVVWELT